Within the Cystobacter fuscus DSM 2262 genome, the region AAGGCGGAGGCGGCGGTAGAGGAGGCGCGCAAGCAGGTGGCGGCGCTCATCGGCGCGTCCGACAAGGAGATCGTCTTCACCTCGGGCGCCACCGAGTCGGACAACCTCGCCATCAAGGGCGTGGTCGAGTTCTACAAGGAGAAGGGTGACCACATCATCACCCTGAAGACCGAGCACAAGGCGGTGCTCGACACGTGCAAGCGCCTGGAGCGCGTGCGCCAGGAGCGGCTGGACGAGCTCAAGACGCTGCGGCTCATGCAGCTCACGGGCGCGCCGGTGAGCCGCGACGAGCTGGCCACGCTCGCCATCAAGCACGACCTGGACAACGACGCGGTGTACCGCCAGTGGGCGGAGCTGCCCACGGGTGGCGCGCGCGTGACGTACCTGGACGTGGAGAAGGACGGGCGGGTCGACCTCAAGAAGCTCGAGGCGGCCATGACGGACAAGACGATCCTCGTGTCCATCATGCTCGCCAACAACGAGATCGGCACCGTGCAGCCCATCGCGGAGATCGGCCGGATGTGCCGCGCCCGGGGCATCCTGTTCCACTGCGACGCAGTGCAGGGCATCGGCAAGGTGCCCTTCCACGTGGAGGAGGCGCAGGTGGACCTGGTCTCCATCTCCGCGCACAAGATGTACGGCCCCAAGGGCGTGGGCGCGCTCTACGTGCGCCGCAAGCCGCGCGTGCGCATCGCGCCGCTCATCGATGGTGGCGGCCATGAGCGCGGCATGCGCTCGGGCACGCTGAACGTGGCGTCCATCGTGGGCTTTGGCCACGCGGCGAAGATCGCCCGCGAGGAGCTGGTCGAGGAGGCCGCGCGCCTCACGCGCCTGCGCGAGCGGCTGCGCAAGGGCATCGTCGAGCAGCTGGACATGGTGACGGTGAACGGCTCGCAGGAGCACCGGCTGCCGGGCAACCTCAACATCTCCTTCGCCTACGTGGAGGGCGAGGCGCTGATGATGGCCATCAAGGACGTGGCGGTGTCCTCGGGCTCGGCGTGCACGTCGGCCTCGCTGGAGCCCTCCTACGTGCTGCGCGCGTGCGGCGTGGAAGAGGACATGGCGCACAGCTCCATCCGCTTCGGCATCGGCCGCTTCAACACCGAGGAAGAGGTCGACTTCGTCATCAAGCTCATGGTGGACAAGGTGAACCGTCTGCGCGAGATGAGCCCGCTGTACGAGATGGCCAAGGAAGGCATCGACCTCAAGAGCATCGAGTGGACGGCGCACTAGTCCGCGCCCTCCCCCCACCCCAATCCCCCCGGAGTTCCCCATGGCCTACAGCGACAAAGTCATCGACCACTACGAGAACCCCCGCAACGTCGGCTCGCTCGACAAGGCGGATCCCAACGTCGGCACCGGTCTGGTGGGTGCTCCCGCGTGCGGCGACGTGATGCGCCTGCAGCTGAAGATCACCGACGAGGGCATCATCGAGGACGCCCGCTTCAAGACGTTCGGCTGTGGCTCGGCCATCGCCTCCAGCTCGCTGGTGAGCGAGTGGGTGAAGGGCAAGACGGTGGACGAGGCGCTGACCATCTCCAACAAGGACGTGGCGCGCGAGCTGGCGTTGCCGCCGGTGAAGATCCACTGCTCGGTGCTGGCCGAGGACGCCATCAAGGCCGCCATCGACGACTTCAAGAAGAAGCGCGACGCGCGCCGGCAGCAGCCGGCCTGAGCGGACAACCGAAAGAGCAGTCAGGAGGCGCGTGATGAACGAGCAGGCGACAGAGCAGACGGGCCAGAAGACGGCGCCTGTGACCCCGGCGGCC harbors:
- the iscU gene encoding Fe-S cluster assembly scaffold IscU yields the protein MAYSDKVIDHYENPRNVGSLDKADPNVGTGLVGAPACGDVMRLQLKITDEGIIEDARFKTFGCGSAIASSSLVSEWVKGKTVDEALTISNKDVARELALPPVKIHCSVLAEDAIKAAIDDFKKKRDARRQQPA
- a CDS encoding IscS subfamily cysteine desulfurase translates to MKLPIYMDNHATTPMDPRVLEAMLPYLREDFGNAASRNHAFGWKAEAAVEEARKQVAALIGASDKEIVFTSGATESDNLAIKGVVEFYKEKGDHIITLKTEHKAVLDTCKRLERVRQERLDELKTLRLMQLTGAPVSRDELATLAIKHDLDNDAVYRQWAELPTGGARVTYLDVEKDGRVDLKKLEAAMTDKTILVSIMLANNEIGTVQPIAEIGRMCRARGILFHCDAVQGIGKVPFHVEEAQVDLVSISAHKMYGPKGVGALYVRRKPRVRIAPLIDGGGHERGMRSGTLNVASIVGFGHAAKIAREELVEEAARLTRLRERLRKGIVEQLDMVTVNGSQEHRLPGNLNISFAYVEGEALMMAIKDVAVSSGSACTSASLEPSYVLRACGVEEDMAHSSIRFGIGRFNTEEEVDFVIKLMVDKVNRLREMSPLYEMAKEGIDLKSIEWTAH